The Alphaproteobacteria bacterium genome window below encodes:
- the sucC gene encoding ADP-forming succinate--CoA ligase subunit beta, translating into MNIHEYQAKSILAGYGVPVLRGKVVNTVEESAQAVSDLGGSLWVVKAQIHAGGRGKAGGVILCHSLDEVRQAAQKLLGARLVTHQTGPEGQIIKRLYIEEGCDIAQELYLSLVVDRRHQCLSFVASEAGGMDIESVAQKTPEKILTFQIDSASGCQPYHARKIAYGLNLSGQAAQQMEAFVLNLYESFCGEDASLIEINPLVVTKVGDLVALDAKMTFDDNGLFRRPEIEKLRDEDEEDASELEANRQGLSYVKLDGNIGCMVNGAGLAMATMDIIKLNGASPANFLDVGGGASRDKVATAFKLILADTNVKAILINIFGGIMQCDVIAEGIVSAAKEVHLRVPMVVRLQGTNEKEGKLILKNSSLTIISADDLGEAAYKVAQAVREAA; encoded by the coding sequence ATGAATATTCATGAATATCAAGCGAAATCTATCCTTGCGGGCTATGGCGTACCCGTATTGCGTGGGAAAGTCGTTAATACTGTTGAAGAATCTGCCCAAGCCGTTTCAGATTTAGGGGGATCCTTGTGGGTAGTCAAAGCCCAAATTCATGCTGGGGGACGGGGTAAAGCGGGTGGTGTTATACTTTGCCATTCCTTGGATGAAGTTCGTCAAGCCGCACAAAAATTGTTAGGAGCTCGCTTGGTAACCCATCAAACCGGTCCTGAAGGTCAAATTATTAAGCGGCTTTATATAGAAGAAGGATGTGATATTGCGCAAGAACTGTATTTGAGTTTGGTTGTGGATCGCAGGCATCAATGTCTTTCTTTTGTCGCTTCTGAAGCTGGGGGAATGGATATCGAGAGCGTGGCTCAAAAGACGCCTGAAAAAATATTAACATTTCAAATTGATTCGGCGTCCGGTTGTCAGCCATATCATGCTCGAAAAATTGCATACGGTCTTAACCTTTCTGGTCAGGCCGCTCAACAAATGGAGGCCTTTGTTCTCAACCTATACGAGAGTTTCTGTGGCGAAGATGCAAGCCTCATTGAAATTAATCCCCTGGTCGTAACGAAAGTAGGAGATTTGGTGGCTCTGGATGCGAAAATGACTTTTGATGATAATGGTCTATTCCGTCGACCAGAGATTGAGAAATTAAGAGATGAGGATGAAGAAGATGCTTCAGAGTTAGAAGCCAATCGTCAGGGTTTAAGTTATGTCAAGTTGGATGGAAATATAGGGTGTATGGTCAATGGTGCAGGTTTGGCAATGGCAACCATGGATATTATCAAACTGAATGGTGCCTCGCCGGCAAACTTCCTAGATGTTGGGGGGGGAGCTTCCCGGGATAAAGTTGCAACAGCTTTTAAATTGATTTTAGCCGACACAAACGTTAAAGCCATTTTAATTAACATATTTGGTGGCATAATGCAGTGTGATGTAATCGCTGAAGGCATCGTTTCTGCAGCAAAAGAAGTTCATTTACGGGTTCCTATGGTTGTTCGACTTCAGGGGACGAATGAGAAAGAAGGGAAACTAATTTTGAAGAATTCTTCTCTCACAATAATTTCTGCTGATGATTTAGGAGAAGCTGCATATAAGGTTGCCCAAGCAGTAAGGGAGGCTGCTTAA
- the mdh gene encoding malate dehydrogenase, giving the protein MVRKKIALVGSGNIGGTLAHLIGYKDLGDVILIDVAEGLPQGKALDLAQAMAVEGRSSKIVGSNDYAGMEGADVVIVTAGLARKPGMSRNDLLTINAKIISDVGKNIKRYAPNAFVIVVTNPLDAMVWVMHEACGLPHHRVVGMAGVLDSGRFRCFLADALGVSPTDVQTFVLGGHGDAMVPLPRYTSVAGIPLPDLIKKGWISQTLVDAIVDRTRNGGAEIVNLLTTGSAYYAPATSAIAMAESYLKDQKRILPCATWLTGEYGVEDVYVGVPAIIGGTGVEKVVEFDLTPLEREAFTQSVNGVRALVKEMESKH; this is encoded by the coding sequence ATGGTACGAAAAAAAATTGCCCTCGTGGGAAGTGGTAATATTGGGGGAACACTGGCTCATCTCATTGGTTATAAAGACCTGGGAGATGTAATCTTGATAGATGTTGCAGAAGGGCTCCCACAAGGTAAGGCTCTTGATTTAGCTCAAGCGATGGCAGTTGAAGGACGATCAAGCAAGATTGTTGGTAGCAATGATTATGCTGGGATGGAAGGGGCAGATGTTGTCATCGTAACGGCAGGTCTGGCCCGTAAGCCAGGCATGAGCCGGAATGATCTTCTGACCATAAATGCAAAAATTATTTCTGATGTGGGCAAAAATATCAAACGATACGCGCCGAACGCATTTGTCATTGTTGTTACAAATCCCCTGGATGCTATGGTTTGGGTGATGCATGAAGCTTGCGGTTTGCCACACCATCGCGTTGTAGGTATGGCGGGTGTTCTGGATAGTGGTCGTTTCAGGTGCTTCTTGGCGGATGCGCTGGGCGTATCTCCAACAGATGTGCAAACTTTTGTTTTGGGCGGTCATGGAGACGCGATGGTGCCTTTGCCACGCTACACAAGCGTTGCAGGTATTCCCTTACCTGACCTCATTAAGAAGGGTTGGATTAGCCAAACCCTAGTTGATGCAATAGTCGATCGAACTCGTAATGGAGGGGCCGAAATTGTGAATTTGTTGACAACAGGTTCAGCTTATTATGCCCCGGCAACTTCAGCGATTGCGATGGCAGAATCCTATCTTAAAGATCAAAAACGTATATTGCCGTGCGCAACATGGCTTACAGGTGAATATGGCGTCGAGGATGTCTATGTCGGCGTTCCGGCAATAATTGGTGGGACTGGCGTTGAAAAAGTTGTTGAATTTGACCTGACTCCTCTCGAACGGGAAGCGTTCACCCAATCTGTTAACGGTGTGAGAGCACTCGTAAAAGAGATGGAGTCGAAGCATTAG
- a CDS encoding phospholipase, whose product MLEGPSLLPLSGKKAKKLVVFCHGYGSNGQDLLSLAPYWSRILPEVEFISPNAPEIGEAYPAGYQWFSLKEFTPQAIRIGLNKAVPVLQEFILQALEKRNLTPADLAIVGFSQGGMIALEMIFALPDLKGVISYSGGFYPSVLLTPITGQRTEILLVHGNEDTVVPYEFLSESQEHLRKLGFDPHTLTCSGLGHSIDEEGLKAGGKFLADVLGH is encoded by the coding sequence ATGCTAGAGGGACCTAGCCTTTTGCCGTTATCTGGAAAAAAGGCGAAAAAATTAGTTGTTTTTTGTCATGGGTATGGATCCAACGGGCAAGACCTTTTGAGTTTGGCGCCTTACTGGTCGCGTATTTTGCCCGAGGTTGAATTTATATCTCCCAATGCGCCGGAAATAGGGGAAGCTTATCCTGCAGGATACCAGTGGTTTAGCTTGAAAGAATTCACCCCTCAAGCGATAAGAATAGGTTTGAATAAGGCTGTTCCGGTTTTGCAAGAATTTATTCTTCAAGCGCTTGAAAAACGAAATCTCACCCCTGCTGATTTGGCCATTGTCGGATTTTCCCAAGGAGGCATGATCGCTCTAGAAATGATATTTGCACTCCCGGACTTAAAGGGAGTCATTAGCTATTCTGGTGGATTTTATCCGTCGGTACTTTTAACACCTATTACAGGACAACGTACCGAAATTTTACTTGTTCATGGTAATGAAGATACAGTTGTGCCTTATGAGTTTCTATCTGAATCTCAAGAACACTTGAGAAAACTGGGTTTTGATCCCCACACATTGACCTGTTCGGGATTGGGGCATAGCATAGACGAAGAAGGACTGAAAGCAGGTGGGAAGTTTCTGGCGGATGTTTTAGGTCATTAA
- a CDS encoding CAP domain-containing protein — protein MRNFLPLLNRPFLTKLLSLWSYSISLVIFLLSLSGVEVTQAVRNPVKSAIQKNKGGYLSEEWKLLELTNRVRVRKGLKPLRMNSKLAHVARNQSLDMARHHHLSHSVKGKNLGIRIKKSGYVYRDLGENVAKSRKSSSHVVHMWMRSSGHRKNILNPNFTEMGAGIKRVRNGTRYFTQVFGSQR, from the coding sequence ATGAGAAATTTTTTACCTTTGTTAAACCGACCATTTCTCACTAAACTTCTTTCTCTATGGTCGTATAGTATTTCGCTTGTTATTTTTTTATTATCCTTATCAGGTGTAGAGGTTACGCAAGCTGTTCGTAATCCCGTAAAATCTGCAATTCAAAAAAATAAAGGGGGTTATCTCTCTGAAGAATGGAAGCTTCTGGAACTCACCAATCGTGTAAGAGTTCGTAAAGGTCTTAAACCTTTAAGAATGAATAGCAAGCTTGCGCATGTGGCGCGAAATCAGTCGTTGGACATGGCGCGTCATCATCATCTTTCTCATTCTGTGAAAGGGAAAAATCTTGGCATCCGTATCAAGAAGTCAGGTTATGTATATCGTGACCTTGGGGAAAATGTTGCTAAATCTAGGAAATCTTCTTCTCATGTTGTCCATATGTGGATGAGATCTTCCGGTCATCGAAAAAATATTTTAAATCCCAATTTTACTGAAATGGGAGCTGGCATTAAAAGGGTTCGTAATGGAACTCGCTATTTCACGCAAGTTTTTGGGTCGCAACGATAA